In a single window of the Elaeis guineensis isolate ETL-2024a chromosome 6, EG11, whole genome shotgun sequence genome:
- the LOC140858433 gene encoding GATA transcription factor 9-like yields the protein MEAPEYLHGGYYKAGTPQFAPEKKVGGGAGEHFVVEDLLDFSNEEDEAGVAAGGDDAGFDATAGNSTDSSTVTAVDSCSNSFSGSDPHFSGDLVCRSFADASLSGDLCEPYDELAELEWLSNFVEESFSSEDLQKLQLISGIKSSSSSSENRAEIAPTVGGGAAQPALFRPEAPVPGKARSKRSRAAPCSWSSRLLVLSPTTTASSPESELLVPAGSSCGKKAAVKKKDQSSRPAVAPAADGRKCLHCATDKTPQWRTGPMGPKTLCNACGVRYKSGRLVPEYRPAASPTFVLSKHSNSHRKVLELRRQKELQQQQLLQAGSSAVYDGGAAAAGDDFLIHHHLGPDFRQLI from the exons ATGGAGGCGCCGGAGTACTTGCATGGCGGTTACTACAAGGCGGGAACCCCCCAATTCGCGCCAGAGAAGAAGGTCGGCGGTGGTGCGGGGGAACATTTCGTGGTGGAGGACCTGCTCGACTTCTCGAACGAGGAGGATGAGGCCGGCGTGGCGGCCGGCGGGGACGACGCGGGGTTCGACGCCACGGCCGGGAACTCGACGGACTCCTCCACGGTCACCGCCGTGGACAGCTGCAGCAACTCTTTCTCCGGTTCCGACCCGCATTTCTCCGGTGACCTTGTCTGCCGGAGCTTCGCCGACGCCAGCCTCTCCGGCGACCTCTGCGAGCCG TACGACGAATTAGCCGAGCTCGAGTGGCTCTCCAATTTCGTCGAGGAGTCCTTCTCCAGCGAAGACCTCCAGAAACTTCAGCTCATCTCTGGAATCAAATCTTCCTCCTCCTCGTCGGAGAACCGGGCGGAGATCGCCCCCACCGTCGGCGGAGGAGCCGCCCAGCCGGCCCTTTTCCGGCCAGAGGCCCCTGTCCCCGGCAAGGCCCGGAGCAAGCGGTCCCGCGCCGCACCCTGCAGCTGGTCTTCGAGGCTTCTGGTTTTGTCTCCGACGACGACGGCGTCGTCGCCGGAATCGGAGCTGCTCGTGCCGGCGGGAAGCTCCTGCGGGAAGAAGGCCGCGGTGAAGAAGAAGGACCAGTCGTCGAGGCCCGCGGTGGCACCGGCGGCGGACGGTCGGAAGTGCCTCCACTGCGCCACCGACAAGACGCCACAGTGGCGGACGGGGCCGATGGGACCCAAGACGCTGTGCAACGCCTGCGGGGTCCGGTACAAGTCCGGCAGACTCGTGCCGGAGTACCGGCCGGCGGCGAGCCCAACCTTCGTGCTCTCCAAACACTCAAACTCTCACCGGAAGGTCCTCGAGCTCCGCCGCCAGAAGGAGCTCCAGCAGCAGCAGCTCCTTCAGGCCGGCAGCTCCGCCGTCTACGACGGAGGAGCGGCGGCCGCCGGCGATGATTTCTTGATCCACCACCACCTGGGCCCCGATTTTCGGCAACTCATCTAA